One Leptolyngbya sp. SIO1E4 genomic region harbors:
- a CDS encoding TolC family protein, translated as MGSTLIKISLLNFLTCSLTLGFNGHARATTPVEATHDFARDAVFSSTSNPLLGEPEKLNFSDRSIGSMEKVESRQVPPAQQRIQNFPWPPQSPSAAVDDQDRGRSQTVLSTSEGAIVDSNSGDVIAQQSPIDSEELDVPSEPDPAAPTFPGTDTGVNLNPSDNLLELPDSPDVIRVDKVIPLTLEQAISLAETNNRPLQIARTQLRRDQALVDQARAQLFPTLSLQGQVSRQLDPSTEISTNATRDQLTSQIAETTSAINTIQNTLPTVTDPVEVVVLSLQLSQLQQNLQSSQIALNQLDSYATTNLSGGLQVNYALYSPQRTASIQQAEAQTEFTALEVNRLQQEVRLQVTNAYYDLQDAESQAEIFRADIERRSRSLRDIEALLGAGLATRLDLLNSQVELDASQQNLINAESQVESAQSTLVQILSTPLGLTITTAEPVATVDPWQLSLEETIFLALQNRAELDQQLAQRQAAEAQRQAALAGTRPQVNLFATYDLLQLYTDDPRGSAVEGFGDGYSLGLTVNWLILDGGAANAGARAAEANIEVADLQFSETSNQIRSEITQAYASLLANTENLETAENAVSRAEEALRIARLRFQAGVGTQSDVLDAEFRLTQALGNVTTAVLGYNRSIAALQRFIGISASQPEAEPE; from the coding sequence ATGGGCTCAACCTTAATCAAAATTTCTCTGCTCAACTTCTTGACCTGTTCCCTCACCCTCGGCTTTAACGGCCACGCGAGAGCAACTACACCGGTAGAAGCGACTCATGATTTTGCGAGGGATGCGGTTTTCAGCAGCACCTCAAACCCACTGCTAGGGGAGCCGGAAAAGCTCAACTTTTCTGACCGGTCGATAGGCTCGATGGAGAAGGTTGAGTCCAGGCAGGTGCCCCCAGCTCAGCAGCGAATTCAAAATTTCCCGTGGCCGCCTCAGAGTCCAAGTGCAGCGGTTGATGATCAGGATCGGGGGCGATCGCAAACTGTCCTTTCAACCAGTGAAGGGGCGATCGTAGACTCAAATTCTGGGGATGTTATTGCGCAACAAAGCCCGATTGACTCAGAGGAGTTAGACGTTCCTTCTGAGCCAGATCCTGCTGCACCAACCTTCCCTGGCACCGATACAGGCGTCAACCTCAACCCCAGTGACAATCTTCTGGAACTGCCAGACTCCCCCGACGTGATCAGGGTTGATAAGGTTATCCCCCTCACCCTAGAACAAGCTATTAGCCTTGCAGAGACCAATAATCGGCCATTACAAATTGCCCGTACCCAATTACGGCGAGATCAGGCTTTGGTTGACCAAGCTAGAGCCCAGCTATTTCCCACCCTCAGCTTGCAAGGGCAAGTCAGTCGTCAACTTGACCCTTCGACTGAAATCTCAACAAACGCCACCCGCGATCAGCTAACCTCTCAAATTGCTGAAACCACATCAGCCATCAATACGATTCAAAATACGCTTCCCACCGTCACCGACCCAGTAGAAGTCGTTGTCCTGTCTTTGCAGCTTTCTCAGTTGCAACAAAATCTGCAAAGTAGCCAAATCGCCTTGAACCAGCTAGATAGCTACGCCACAACAAATTTATCGGGAGGCTTACAAGTTAACTACGCGCTGTATTCGCCACAGCGAACTGCCAGCATTCAGCAAGCCGAAGCCCAGACTGAATTTACCGCTCTTGAAGTCAATCGTTTGCAGCAGGAAGTTCGCCTGCAGGTCACCAATGCCTACTATGACCTGCAAGATGCAGAGTCCCAGGCCGAAATTTTCAGGGCAGACATCGAACGCCGTAGTCGTAGCCTCAGAGACATTGAAGCACTATTAGGAGCTGGCCTGGCGACTCGGTTAGACCTCCTCAACTCCCAAGTCGAGTTAGATGCCTCTCAGCAAAACTTGATTAATGCCGAAAGCCAGGTCGAATCGGCCCAAAGCACCTTAGTCCAAATTCTGAGTACTCCACTGGGGCTCACGATTACGACGGCTGAGCCGGTAGCCACGGTCGATCCTTGGCAGCTTTCGTTAGAGGAGACGATTTTTCTGGCCTTACAAAATCGTGCAGAACTTGACCAACAATTAGCCCAGCGACAGGCTGCCGAGGCCCAGCGACAAGCTGCACTCGCTGGCACTCGTCCCCAAGTAAATCTGTTTGCCACTTATGATCTCCTACAACTATATACAGATGACCCTCGGGGTTCTGCAGTAGAGGGGTTTGGAGACGGCTACTCGTTAGGGCTCACAGTCAACTGGTTAATCTTGGATGGGGGTGCCGCCAACGCGGGGGCGAGGGCCGCAGAAGCCAACATTGAAGTTGCTGACCTGCAATTTTCGGAGACCAGCAACCAGATTCGCTCAGAAATCACTCAAGCTTATGCCAGCTTACTGGCTAATACCGAAAATCTAGAAACCGCTGAAAATGCAGTATCACGGGCAGAAGAAGCCTTGAGAATTGCGCGGCTCCGCTTCCAGGCGGGAGTGGGCACTCAGTCTGATGTGCTGGATGCCGAATTTCGACTCACTCAGGCACTGGGGAACGTGACAACTGCTGTACTCGGTTACAACCGGTCCATAGCAGCTTTGCAACGGTTTATCGGGATCAGTGCCTCCCAACCTGAAGCAGAGCCCGAATGA